In a single window of the Gadus chalcogrammus isolate NIFS_2021 chromosome 20, NIFS_Gcha_1.0, whole genome shotgun sequence genome:
- the LOC130373425 gene encoding ADP-ribosylation factor-like protein 6 isoform X1, producing MGLLDKLSLWLGISKKEVNVLCLGLDNSGKTTIINHLKPTNTQAQDVVPTIGFNIEKFKTSTLSFTVFDMSGQTRYRNLWEHYYKESQAIIFVVDSGDKLRMVVAKEELDTLLNHQDIRSRRMPVLFFANKIDLRDAMSSVKVSQLLCLESIKDKPWHICASDAVKGEGLQEGVEWLQEQITQSYQSNEEVNT from the exons ATGGGACTGTTGGATAAACTGTCGTTGTGGCTGGGCATAAGTAAGAAAGAGGTGAATGTCCTATGTTTGGGACTAGACAACAGCGGCAAGACTACGATCATAAACCACCTCAAACCCACTAAT ACACAGGCACAAGATGTAGTTCCAACGATTGGTTTCAACATTGAAAAGTTCAAGACTTCAAC ctTGTCTTTCACAGTCTTCGATATGTCTGGTCAAACCAGATACAGAAACTTATGGGAACACTACTACAA AGAGAGCCAAGCCATCATATTCGTCGTGGACAGTGGAGACAAATTGCGAATGGTTGTGGCCAAAGAAGAACTTGACACTCTTCTTAACCACCAAG ACATCCGGAGCCGCAGGATGCCTGTATTGTTTTTTGCTAATAAGATAGACCTACGAGATGCCATGTCCTCTGTCAAGGTGTCCCAGCTGCTGTGTTTAGAGAGCATCAAAGACAAACCGTGGCACATCTG TGCCAGCGATGCTGTGAAAGGAGAAGGCCTACAGGAAGGAGTGGAGTGGTTACAAG AACAAATAACACA ATCATATCAAAGCAATGAAGAAGTGAATACCTAA
- the LOC130373425 gene encoding ADP-ribosylation factor-like protein 6 isoform X2: MGLLDKLSLWLGISKKEVNVLCLGLDNSGKTTIINHLKPTNTQAQDVVPTIGFNIEKFKTSTLSFTVFDMSGQTRYRNLWEHYYKESQAIIFVVDSGDKLRMVVAKEELDTLLNHQDIRSRRMPVLFFANKIDLRDAMSSVKVSQLLCLESIKDKPWHICASDAVKGEGLQEGVEWLQDHIKAMKK, from the exons ATGGGACTGTTGGATAAACTGTCGTTGTGGCTGGGCATAAGTAAGAAAGAGGTGAATGTCCTATGTTTGGGACTAGACAACAGCGGCAAGACTACGATCATAAACCACCTCAAACCCACTAAT ACACAGGCACAAGATGTAGTTCCAACGATTGGTTTCAACATTGAAAAGTTCAAGACTTCAAC ctTGTCTTTCACAGTCTTCGATATGTCTGGTCAAACCAGATACAGAAACTTATGGGAACACTACTACAA AGAGAGCCAAGCCATCATATTCGTCGTGGACAGTGGAGACAAATTGCGAATGGTTGTGGCCAAAGAAGAACTTGACACTCTTCTTAACCACCAAG ACATCCGGAGCCGCAGGATGCCTGTATTGTTTTTTGCTAATAAGATAGACCTACGAGATGCCATGTCCTCTGTCAAGGTGTCCCAGCTGCTGTGTTTAGAGAGCATCAAAGACAAACCGTGGCACATCTG TGCCAGCGATGCTGTGAAAGGAGAAGGCCTACAGGAAGGAGTGGAGTGGTTACAAG ATCATATCAAAGCAATGAAGAAGTGA